The following proteins come from a genomic window of Hymenobacter canadensis:
- the uxaC gene encoding glucuronate isomerase, with the protein MKPFLNADFLLQTPTARTLYHEYAAAMPIIDYHNHLLPDQIAEDRQFDNITQVWLYGDHYKWRAMRTNGVPERYITGDASDWEKFEKWAETVPQTVRNPLYHWTHLELQRYFGITELLNAASARRIYDQCNEKLRTPEYSVRNLLRRMGVETLCTTDDPADSLEHHRALQSSSFEVSVLPTFRPDKAMAVDDAASYNQYLDKLGEAAAVEIRTFFDLQTALRLRHDYFAALGCRLSDHGLEQMYAADYTESECNEIFLKIRSGEELAAEEVLRFKSAMLVLLAEMDCEKGWTQQFHLGALRNNNARMLRQLGPDTGWDSIGDFSQGRALSKFLNRLDEQDKLTKTILYNLNPADNELMATMIGNFNDGSVAGKVQFGSGWWFLDQKDGMEKQINALSNMGLLSRFVGMLTDSRSFLSYPRHEYFRRVLCNLFGQDVENGELPDDLEGLGGIIRNICYGNAKAYFGFETVASPAEAATV; encoded by the coding sequence ATGAAGCCCTTCCTCAACGCCGACTTTCTGCTGCAAACGCCCACCGCCCGCACGCTCTACCATGAGTATGCCGCGGCCATGCCCATCATCGATTACCACAACCACCTGCTGCCCGACCAGATTGCCGAAGACCGGCAGTTCGACAACATCACGCAGGTGTGGCTCTACGGCGACCATTACAAGTGGCGCGCCATGCGTACCAACGGCGTGCCCGAGCGCTACATCACCGGCGACGCCTCCGACTGGGAGAAGTTCGAGAAGTGGGCCGAAACCGTGCCTCAGACCGTGCGCAACCCGCTCTACCACTGGACGCACCTGGAGCTGCAGCGCTACTTCGGCATCACGGAGCTGCTGAACGCCGCCAGCGCCCGCCGCATCTACGACCAGTGCAATGAGAAGCTGCGCACGCCTGAGTATTCGGTGCGCAATCTGCTGCGCAGAATGGGCGTCGAAACGCTCTGCACCACCGACGACCCCGCCGACTCGCTGGAGCACCACCGCGCCCTGCAAAGCAGCAGCTTCGAGGTAAGCGTGCTGCCCACCTTCCGGCCCGATAAGGCCATGGCCGTAGACGATGCCGCCAGCTACAACCAGTACCTCGACAAGCTGGGCGAAGCCGCCGCCGTGGAAATCCGCACGTTCTTCGACCTGCAAACCGCCCTGCGTCTGCGCCACGACTACTTCGCAGCCCTCGGCTGCCGCCTCTCCGACCACGGCCTGGAGCAGATGTACGCCGCCGACTATACCGAGTCGGAGTGCAACGAAATCTTCCTGAAAATCCGCAGTGGCGAAGAGTTGGCGGCCGAGGAGGTGCTGCGCTTCAAGTCGGCGATGCTGGTGCTGCTGGCGGAGATGGACTGTGAGAAAGGCTGGACTCAGCAATTCCACCTCGGCGCGCTGCGCAACAACAACGCCCGCATGCTGCGCCAGCTTGGGCCCGACACCGGCTGGGACTCCATCGGTGACTTCTCGCAGGGCCGTGCCCTCTCGAAGTTCCTCAACCGCCTCGACGAGCAGGACAAGCTCACCAAAACCATCCTCTACAACCTCAATCCCGCCGACAACGAGCTGATGGCCACGATGATCGGCAACTTCAACGACGGCTCGGTGGCGGGCAAGGTGCAGTTCGGCTCGGGCTGGTGGTTCCTGGATCAGAAGGACGGCATGGAAAAGCAGATCAACGCCCTGAGCAACATGGGCTTGCTGAGCCGCTTCGTAGGCATGCTCACTGATTCTCGTAGCTTCCTCTCGTACCCGCGCCACGAGTATTTCCGCCGCGTGCTGTGCAACCTCTTTGGCCAGGACGTGGAAAACGGCGAGCTGCCCGACGATCTGGAAGGCCTGGGCGGTATCATCCGCAACATCTGCTACGGCAACGCCAAGGCGTATTTCGGCTTCGAAACCGTGGCCAGCCCCGCTGAAGCTGCCACGGTGTAA
- a CDS encoding UxaA family hydrolase: MKHLVAKIHPADNVLVALQDLPVGTPVTWDGTIVTTTEKIPAKHKLAMQFLAPGDPVHMYGVLVGKAAQAIGVGGLLTTANMRHATDGYDEHQQSRPEWTAPDVSEWAGRTFQGFHRPDGRVGTANYWLVIPLVFCENRNIQVLEEALVNNLGYARRKSYQPQTQELISLMQAGKTVEEILATDLHSAEDGHQKPRLFPNVDGIRFLQHEGGCGGIRQDAQTLCGLLAGYITHPNVAGATVLSLGCQNAQVSMLQDEIDKRSPGGLQKPLYILEQQKIGTEEALISAALRQTFAGLMVANQQTRQPAPISQLCIGLECGGSDGFSGISANPAVGHVSDLLVAAGGSVILAEFPELCGVEQELVDRSVDTATAERFSSLMKAYGDSAIAVGSGFDMNPSPGNIRDGLITDAMKSAGAARKGGSSPVVAVLDYPEPVTLPGLNLLCTPGNDVESTTAEVGSGANIVLFTTGLGTPTGNPIAPVVKISSNTALARRMPDIIDVNTGTVIDGEETIEQAAERILDYVIRVASGEEVAAVRHGQTDFIPWKRGVSL, from the coding sequence ATGAAACACCTGGTAGCCAAAATCCACCCTGCTGATAACGTGCTGGTTGCCCTCCAGGACCTGCCCGTGGGCACGCCCGTAACTTGGGACGGCACCATCGTCACGACCACCGAAAAGATACCCGCCAAGCACAAGCTGGCAATGCAGTTTCTAGCTCCCGGCGACCCGGTACACATGTACGGCGTGCTGGTAGGCAAAGCCGCCCAGGCCATTGGCGTCGGCGGCCTGCTCACCACGGCCAACATGCGCCACGCCACCGACGGCTACGACGAGCACCAGCAAAGCCGTCCAGAATGGACCGCGCCCGACGTGAGTGAGTGGGCCGGCCGCACCTTCCAGGGCTTCCACCGCCCCGATGGCCGCGTGGGTACCGCCAACTATTGGCTGGTGATTCCGCTGGTCTTCTGCGAAAACCGCAACATTCAGGTGCTGGAAGAAGCCCTGGTGAACAACCTCGGCTACGCCCGCCGCAAAAGCTACCAGCCCCAGACCCAGGAGTTGATTTCGCTGATGCAAGCCGGCAAAACCGTGGAAGAAATCCTGGCCACTGACCTGCATTCCGCCGAAGACGGCCACCAGAAGCCGCGGCTGTTTCCGAACGTCGACGGCATCCGGTTTTTGCAGCACGAAGGCGGTTGCGGCGGCATCCGGCAGGATGCCCAGACGCTGTGCGGGCTGCTGGCTGGCTATATCACGCACCCCAATGTGGCGGGCGCCACCGTGCTCAGCCTGGGCTGCCAGAACGCGCAGGTGAGCATGCTGCAGGACGAAATCGACAAGCGCAGCCCTGGCGGCCTGCAAAAGCCGCTCTACATCCTGGAGCAGCAGAAAATCGGGACCGAAGAGGCGCTCATCAGCGCGGCGTTGCGCCAGACGTTTGCCGGCCTGATGGTGGCCAACCAGCAGACGCGCCAGCCCGCGCCCATCAGCCAGCTGTGCATCGGGCTGGAGTGCGGCGGCTCCGACGGCTTCTCCGGCATCTCGGCCAACCCCGCCGTGGGCCACGTTTCCGACCTGCTGGTAGCGGCCGGCGGCTCCGTGATTCTGGCCGAGTTTCCGGAGCTGTGCGGCGTCGAGCAGGAGCTCGTAGACCGTAGCGTGGACACCGCCACGGCCGAGCGGTTCAGCTCCCTGATGAAAGCCTACGGCGACTCCGCCATTGCCGTCGGCTCGGGCTTCGATATGAATCCTTCGCCGGGTAATATCCGAGACGGGCTGATTACGGACGCCATGAAATCGGCCGGCGCAGCCCGTAAAGGCGGTTCTTCGCCGGTAGTAGCCGTGCTCGACTACCCTGAGCCCGTGACGCTGCCCGGCCTCAACCTACTCTGCACGCCCGGCAACGACGTGGAAAGCACCACCGCCGAAGTAGGGTCGGGGGCCAACATTGTGCTGTTCACTACCGGCCTCGGCACGCCTACCGGCAACCCCATTGCGCCGGTCGTGAAAATCAGCTCCAACACGGCCCTGGCCCGCCGCATGCCCGATATCATCGACGTGAACACCGGCACCGTCATCGACGGCGAAGAAACCATCGAACAAGCCGCCGAGCGGATTCTGGATTACGTCATCCGGGTGGCCAGCGGGGAGGAAGTGGCCGCCGTGCGCCACGGCCAAACCGACTTCATTCCTTGGAAACGCGGCGTGAGTCTGTAG
- a CDS encoding sugar kinase produces the protein MKQVVTFGEIMMRLSPPLNYRLPQASTLEVTYGGGDANVGAALVHLGMPAAHVGCFPDNAVGQAAAQAFRAHGVDMQHCVFRGERLGLYFLEVGASLRGSRIVYDRYNSAFANLQPEWFNWDEILENAHWLHWTGITPAISAAAAQATRDAIRAARRLGITVSADVNYRRNLWQYGQQAQDVMPELVAGCDVVVCTEGDADDLFGIKPEVGAENSFVSMSEQLIAQFPQIKQVIATRRKTRSASHERIRGMAYVDGTYHQTSYFDINPVVDRIGGGDSFISGYIYGQQHYATTDEALTFATAASALKHTIHGDVNLVTAAEVEHIMAGNLTGRLLR, from the coding sequence ATGAAGCAAGTCGTCACCTTTGGTGAAATCATGATGCGGCTTTCGCCGCCGCTCAACTACCGGCTGCCCCAGGCCAGCACCCTGGAAGTAACCTACGGCGGCGGTGACGCCAACGTGGGCGCTGCGCTGGTGCACCTGGGCATGCCGGCTGCACACGTCGGCTGCTTCCCCGACAACGCCGTGGGCCAGGCAGCGGCGCAGGCGTTTCGGGCGCATGGCGTGGATATGCAGCATTGCGTGTTCCGAGGCGAGCGGTTGGGGCTGTATTTCCTGGAAGTGGGTGCTTCGTTGCGCGGCAGCCGCATTGTGTACGACCGCTACAACTCGGCCTTCGCCAACCTGCAGCCGGAGTGGTTCAACTGGGACGAAATTCTTGAAAACGCGCACTGGCTGCACTGGACCGGCATCACGCCGGCCATTTCGGCCGCAGCGGCCCAGGCCACCCGCGACGCCATCCGGGCGGCCCGCCGGCTGGGTATTACGGTTTCGGCCGACGTGAACTACCGCCGCAACCTGTGGCAGTATGGCCAGCAGGCCCAGGACGTAATGCCGGAACTAGTGGCTGGCTGTGACGTGGTGGTGTGCACCGAAGGCGACGCCGACGACCTGTTCGGCATAAAGCCCGAAGTCGGTGCTGAAAACAGCTTCGTGTCGATGAGCGAGCAGTTGATAGCGCAGTTTCCGCAGATCAAGCAGGTGATTGCCACGCGCCGCAAAACCCGGAGCGCCTCGCACGAGCGAATCCGGGGCATGGCTTACGTGGACGGTACCTACCACCAAACCAGCTACTTCGACATCAACCCCGTCGTGGACCGCATCGGCGGCGGCGACTCGTTCATTTCGGGCTACATCTACGGCCAGCAGCACTACGCCACCACCGACGAGGCCCTGACGTTTGCCACGGCCGCCTCAGCCCTCAAGCACACCATCCACGGCGACGTCAACCTCGTGACGGCCGCCGAAGTCGAGCACATCATGGCTGGCAACCTCACCGGTCGTTTGCTACGGTAG